GCCGAGATCCTTTGCGAGCTTGCGGATCGGCGGCTTCGCGATGATCGGGGCTGCCTCGGCGACCGGGATCGGCGCGTGCGCGCGCGGCGACCCGTTCAACAGCGGTTCGCCGCCGCGACGACGGCGCGACTTCACCGCGCCGCCCGCCCCGTAGCCGACGAGCACGGCGCCGCCCTCGTCCTCGTGCTCCACGCTCGCAGCCGCGTCGGCGACCGCGGCGCGGGTCTCCTCGTCGGCGCCCGCCGACTCCGCACCCGCCGGCTCCGCCCCGGGCGCCGCTGCGGCCTCGCCGCCCTCGGACCCCGCCGTCGTGACGCGCAGGATCGGATCGCCCACGGGAACGGTCTGACCGATCTCGGCGAGCAGCTCGGTGACCGTGCCGGTGAACGGCGACGGCAGTTCGACGAGCGACTTCGCGGTCTCGATCTCGCAGATCACCTGGTTGAGCTCGACCGTGTCGCCGGGCGAGACGTGCCAGGTGACGATCTCGGCCTCGGTCAGGCCCTCGCCCACGTCGGGAAGGGGGAACGTCATCTCGCTCATGGTTGCTCCTGGGATTCGGTGGGAGGTTCTAATAGTGCATCGTGCGGTCGACGGCCTCGAGCACGCGGTCGGCGTCGGGCAGGTAGAGCGATTCGACGGCGGCCGCAGGGAACGGCACGTCGTAGCCGGAGACGCGCAGCACCGGCGCCTGCAGGGAGTAGAACGCGCGCTCGGCGACGGTCGCGGCGATCTCGCTGCCGATGCTCGCGTTGCCGACCGCCTCCTGCGCGACCACGAGACGCCCGGTCTTGCGCACGGAGGCGAGCAGCGGCTCGTAGTCGATCGGCGAGACGCTGCGCAGGTCGACGACCTCGAGGCTCGTGCCCTCGGACTGCGCGACCTCGGCGGCCTGCAGCAGCGTCGTCACCATCGCGCCGTGGCCGACGACGGTACAGTCGGTGCCCGTGCGGGCGATCCGGGTCTGGTGGAGGCCCGCGGCCGGCGCCGCCGGATCGACCTCGCCCTTCTGCCAGTACTTCGCCTTGGGCTCGAAGAACAGCACGGGATCGTTCGAGGCGATCGCCTGCTGAATCATCCAGTAGGCGTCGTTCGGCGTCGACGGCGCGACGACGCGCAGGCCAGGGGTGTGCGCGAAGTACGCCTCGGGGCTCTCCTCGTGGTGCTCGATGGAGTTGATGTGCCCGCCGTAGGGCACGCGGATGACCACCGGCATGTCGACCCGGCCGTCGTGGCGGGCGCGGATCTTCGCGAGCTGCGTGACGATCTGGTTGAAGGCCGGGAAGATGAAGCCGTCGAACTGGATCTCGATGACGGGGCGGTAGCCGCGCATCGCGAGGCCGATCGCGCTGCCGACGATGCCGGCCTCGGCGAGCGGGGTGTCGAGCACGCGGGCCGAGCCGAAGTCTGCCTGCAGCCGGTCGGTCACGCGGAAGACGCCGCCGAGCGGGCCGATGTCCTCACCCATGAGCAGCACTCGCTCGTCGGCGGCCATCGCGGCGCGCAGCCCCTCGTTGATGGCGCGGGCGAGCGGGAGGGTGGTGCGCTCGGACAGCGTGGCGACGGTCTGCCCGTCGACGCGCTCGGTATCCGGCTGAGCCGGGCGGCTGGAGGTCTCGGTGTGCGTGGCGCTCATTCTGCTGATCCTTCCGAGAACGACGACTCGTAGCGCTCGAACCACTCCCGCTGCTCGTCGATGCGCGGATGGGGCTCGGAGTAGACGTGGTCGAACATCGACCCGGGCTGCGGGGCGGGCAGGCTCAGTATGCCGTCGCGGACCCGCTTCGCCTCGCGCTCCGCCTCCTCGCGCGCCTCCTCGAAGAACGCGTCGTCGATGCCCAGCGTGCGCAGGTGCGCCTCGAAGCGGGCGATCGGGTCGCGCTGCTGCCACGCCTCGAGCTCGCCGGCCGGCCGGTAGCGCGTGGGGTCGTCGGCGGTGGTGTGCGCGCCGACGCGGTAGGTGAGCGCCTCGATGTATCCCGGGCCGCCCCCCGTGCGCGCCTCTCGCAGGAATCGGCGCCCTACCGCGTACGCGGCGAGCGGGTCGTTGCCGTCGATCTGCACGCTGCGCAGGCCGAAGCCGAGAGCGCGGCGGTAGAGCGGGGTGCGCGACTGGCGCGCGACCGGCACCGAGATGGCCCAGCCGTTGTTCTGCACCACGAAGACCTCGGGGGTCTGGTAGCTGGCGGCGAAGATCATGGCCTCGTTGGCGTCGCCCTGGCTGGAGGTGCCGTCGCCGTAGAACACCATGGTGGCCTCGCCCGTCGCGGTGCCCGGCTCGCCCGCGTCCATGCTCGTGTCGCCCGCGCGACGCTTGGCGTCGAGCAGCTGACCGAGCGCG
The genomic region above belongs to Leucobacter muris and contains:
- a CDS encoding thiamine pyrophosphate-dependent enzyme, giving the protein MSEQTTYGPLHGGADPEPIRFLDEAGAYAPSATAAEFADELSAVGIDDFKQWYRDMVSTRAFDTECAHLQRQGQLALWVPSVGQEGCQVGLGRAAEAQDHIFPAYREHAVALIRGVGFLQIAAQFRGLTHGGWDVTDPAHGNFHLYTLVLGAQTQHATGNALGQLLDAKRRAGDTSMDAGEPGTATGEATMVFYGDGTSSQGDANEAMIFAASYQTPEVFVVQNNGWAISVPVARQSRTPLYRRALGFGLRSVQIDGNDPLAAYAVGRRFLREARTGGGPGYIEALTYRVGAHTTADDPTRYRPAGELEAWQQRDPIARFEAHLRTLGIDDAFFEEAREEAEREAKRVRDGILSLPAPQPGSMFDHVYSEPHPRIDEQREWFERYESSFSEGSAE
- a CDS encoding alpha-ketoacid dehydrogenase subunit beta → MAADERVLLMGEDIGPLGGVFRVTDRLQADFGSARVLDTPLAEAGIVGSAIGLAMRGYRPVIEIQFDGFIFPAFNQIVTQLAKIRARHDGRVDMPVVIRVPYGGHINSIEHHEESPEAYFAHTPGLRVVAPSTPNDAYWMIQQAIASNDPVLFFEPKAKYWQKGEVDPAAPAAGLHQTRIARTGTDCTVVGHGAMVTTLLQAAEVAQSEGTSLEVVDLRSVSPIDYEPLLASVRKTGRLVVAQEAVGNASIGSEIAATVAERAFYSLQAPVLRVSGYDVPFPAAAVESLYLPDADRVLEAVDRTMHY